Proteins encoded together in one Porites lutea chromosome 2, jaPorLute2.1, whole genome shotgun sequence window:
- the LOC140927246 gene encoding rhodopsin, GQ-coupled-like — MTTVPTGNSSIGDPLGRGNVQIGLEVFISTSICLLSFLGNLLVVYAIHTDSRLHTITNMLIESLAYSDILMAVFHMPFWIISLRYGKWVLGHVICEIVGVTQLIFGIVSLLTMTVIAINRYFKVVKRQLYTRFFSNKKTTYIVSALCWFLSVLVNTPQLYGWGNITYHVFFTDCTCEWKSKDISYILFLCITTIFIPATIIFSCYFMIYRTVRASSRRVQGHSTLANYGKALEDKSEVAVLKTSLTVVCVYMLCWTPISVIGFMEAFGKESPRLAYLISYVLVYCSNMTNPFIYGLMNPQFKRAFAIILRLRESSEVVMSLPRSQVLNSQVDFTGTYTVKA; from the coding sequence ATGACAACCGTTCCAACTGGAAACAGCTCCATTGGCGATCCTCTTGGAAGAGGAAACGTCCAAATCGGCTTAGAAGTCTTCATTTCTACCTCAATCTGCCTACTCAGCTTTTTGGGAAACTTGCTTGTTGTGTACGCCATTCACACTGATTCTAGACTCCACACCATAACAAACATGCTAATTGAAAGCCTGGCGTACAGTGACATTTTGATGGCAGTCTTCCACATGCCATTTTGGATCATTAGTCTTCGTTATGGGAAATGGGTTCTTGGTCACGTGATTTGCGAGATAGTAGGTGTCACGCAGCTCATATTTGGCATCGTGTCATTGTTAACCATGACGGTCATTGCCATCAATCGCTACTTTAAGGTTGTTAAGCGTCAATTATACACACGGTTCTTCTCCAACAAGAAAACTACATATATCGTCAGTGCGTTATGTTGGTTCCTTTCGGTTCTCGTGAATACGCCGCAGTTATACGGCTGGGGAAATATTACATACCACGTATTTTTCACAGATTGCACCTGCGAATGGAAAAGCAAAGATATTTCCTACATCCTTTTCTTGTGCATCACAACGATCTTCATCCCCGCAACCATTATATTCAGCTGCTACTTCATGATCTACAGGACAGTAAGAGCTAGCTCCCGCAGGGTCCAGGGTCATTCAACGTTAGCCAATTATGGAAAAGCACTTGAAGACAAATCAGAAGTCGCAGTCTTGAAGACTTCATTAACGGTGGTCTGTGTTTATATGTTGTGCTGGACTCCTATCTCTGTCATTGGTTTTATGGAAGCGTTTGGGAAAGAAAGCCCTCGATTGGCTTACCTTATCTCATATGTTCTGGTATATTGCAGCAACATGACCAATCCTTTCATATATGGCTTAATGAACCCGCAGTTTAAACGGGCTTTTGCAATCATTTTGCGACTTCGAGAATCAAGTGAGGTGGTGATGTCATTGCCTAGGAGTCAGGTGTTAAACTCACAGGTAGACTTCACAGGAACATATACCGTTAAAGCTTAA